A genomic stretch from Pseudomonas mendocina includes:
- a CDS encoding ABC transporter ATP-binding protein has product MNHVLLNLRDLSCSYDAHKVVQNLNLHLNAGDIGCLLGPSGCGKTTTLRAIAGFEPVHSGEIQLAGTVISKAGYTLAPEKRRIGMVFQDYALFPHLSVAENVGFGIRKQANCERVVNELLALVKLEHLSKRYPHELSGGQQQRVALARALAPEPQLLLLDEPFSNLDGELRRRLSHEVREILKARGTSAILVTHDQEEAFAVSDLVGVFNQGRLEQWDTPYNLYHEPHTPFVASFIGQGYFIRGQLLSPDSVQTELGVIRGNRAYNLPAGSAVDVLLRPDDIVYEPNSEQQAKIVGKTFLGAATLYRLQLPTGTQLEAIFPSHADHQPGQQVGIRVAADHLVIFPAQGSIAAQVNLSDNGVRRYSGA; this is encoded by the coding sequence ATGAACCACGTATTGCTTAACCTGCGGGACCTGAGCTGCAGCTACGATGCTCACAAGGTGGTGCAAAACCTCAACTTGCATCTGAATGCAGGCGACATCGGTTGCCTGCTCGGCCCCTCAGGCTGCGGCAAAACCACCACATTGCGCGCTATTGCCGGTTTTGAGCCTGTTCACAGTGGCGAGATTCAGCTTGCCGGAACAGTGATTTCCAAAGCCGGTTACACCCTCGCCCCAGAAAAGCGCCGCATTGGCATGGTATTTCAGGATTACGCCCTTTTCCCTCATCTGAGTGTGGCGGAAAACGTAGGCTTTGGCATCCGCAAGCAGGCCAACTGCGAGCGAGTGGTCAATGAGCTGCTGGCGCTGGTCAAGCTGGAGCACCTCAGTAAGCGCTACCCACATGAGCTTTCTGGCGGCCAACAGCAGCGAGTTGCACTGGCTCGCGCACTGGCGCCAGAACCCCAGTTACTGCTGCTTGATGAGCCATTCTCCAACCTCGATGGCGAACTGCGTCGGCGCCTTAGCCATGAGGTCCGTGAGATTCTAAAGGCCCGTGGCACCAGCGCTATTCTGGTCACCCATGATCAAGAAGAGGCCTTCGCCGTGAGCGATCTGGTCGGGGTATTCAACCAAGGCCGGCTTGAACAGTGGGACACGCCCTACAACCTTTACCATGAGCCGCACACTCCATTTGTGGCGAGCTTTATCGGCCAGGGGTATTTCATTCGCGGCCAATTACTCAGCCCTGACTCGGTGCAGACTGAGCTTGGCGTCATTCGCGGTAATCGCGCCTACAACCTGCCGGCAGGCAGCGCGGTTGATGTCCTTTTGCGCCCGGACGACATTGTTTACGAACCCAACAGCGAACAGCAGGCTAAGATCGTCGGCAAGACATTCCTCGGTGCTGCCACACTGTATCGGCTGCAGCTGCCAACCGGTACGCAGCTGGAAGCGATCTTCCCCAGCCATGCCGACCATCAACCTGGTCAACAAGTAGGCATCAGGGTCGCGGCGGACCATCTGGTGATCTTCCCAGCCCAAGGAAGCATCGCTGCCCAGGTCAACCTCAGCGACAACGGTGTCAGGCGCTACAGCGGCGCCTGA
- the argF gene encoding ornithine carbamoyltransferase, with amino-acid sequence MSARHFLSFKDCTPDELNGLIRRGMELKDLRNRGVLFEPLKNRVLGMIFEKASTRTRLSFEAGMIQLGGQAIFLSPRDTQLGRGEPICDAARVMSRMLDAVMIRTFAHSTLTEFAANSRVPVINGLSDDLHPCQLLADMQTYQEHRGSIKGKTAAWIGDGNNMCNSYIEAAIQLDFQLRVACPEGYEPDARLLEEAGDRVQVVRDPREAVAGAHLVSTDVWASMGQEDEAAERMALFRPYQVDRALLDAAAEDVLFLHCLPAHRGEEISEDLLDDPRSAVWDQAENRLHVQKALLEFLVEPAYHHA; translated from the coding sequence ATGAGCGCAAGACACTTTCTCTCCTTTAAAGATTGCACCCCGGACGAACTCAACGGTTTGATCCGCCGCGGCATGGAGCTGAAGGACCTGCGCAATCGAGGGGTTCTTTTTGAGCCGCTGAAAAACCGCGTGCTGGGCATGATCTTCGAAAAAGCCTCCACCCGTACCCGCCTCTCGTTTGAGGCCGGCATGATTCAATTGGGCGGCCAAGCTATTTTCCTGTCGCCCCGCGATACACAACTGGGCCGTGGTGAGCCAATCTGCGATGCAGCCAGGGTAATGTCACGCATGCTGGATGCTGTCATGATCCGTACGTTTGCCCACAGCACCCTGACAGAATTTGCAGCTAACTCGCGAGTGCCCGTCATCAACGGCCTGTCAGATGATCTGCACCCATGCCAACTACTGGCCGATATGCAGACCTATCAAGAGCATCGCGGCAGCATCAAGGGCAAGACCGCAGCTTGGATCGGCGACGGCAACAATATGTGCAACTCGTACATCGAGGCGGCTATTCAGCTGGACTTCCAACTGCGTGTAGCCTGCCCTGAAGGGTACGAGCCGGACGCCCGCCTGCTGGAAGAAGCCGGTGATCGCGTACAGGTTGTGCGCGACCCGCGCGAAGCCGTAGCCGGTGCACACTTGGTTTCAACTGACGTATGGGCCTCCATGGGCCAGGAAGATGAAGCCGCCGAGCGCATGGCGCTGTTCCGTCCTTATCAGGTCGACCGTGCCCTGCTCGATGCGGCGGCCGAAGATGTACTGTTCCTGCACTGCCTGCCCGCCCACCGAGGTGAGGAAATCAGCGAAGACCTGCTGGATGACCCACGTTCCGCCGTGTGGGATCAAGCTGAGAACCGCCTGCACGTGCAGAAAGCCCTGCTCGAGTTTCTGGTTGAGCCGGCGTATCACCACGCATGA